CTCAATTAAGGTAATATGATAATTAGTAGCTATATTTTCAAAAATCTCTTTAGCACGATTAGAGATGTCATCTGTAAAGACTTCACGTCTATATTTAGTGACTAAAATCAAGTGATACCACAACATAAAGACTGAATGTAAATTTGTGTCTAATTTTAACATTATATAGCCTTCTTTCCGTAATTATACCGAATGTTTATTATATTTATATTATACCATATTTTATATATAATATTCCACATAAAAAAACAAAAAAATCAATTCATCCCGCTACCTATAGAGGAAGGGGACTTATTGATTAGATTGTTAAAGGATTTAACCTAGTTTTATCATATCATAAAAACGACAAAAAATGTACCCAATAGAGAATTTGGGTACATTCTTTCATCAAAGCTGATCTGGATTGATAATGTTTTGTAAGCGGGTTTTATCTCTGACATAAATGGTTTTATTATTGATGATGTCAATAAACCCATATTCTTTAAGTTCTGATAGTTTTCTACTAAATGTCTCAGGCGTAATACCGATACTTGATGAAAGGTTAACTTTTGTAGTTTGAAATCTAACGTAAGAATCTTTTTCTAAATCTAGTAGTAGTTTAGATACTTTCGCAATCGCACTATAGAGATTACTCTGTTCAATTAGAGCCTCTGCACTTTCTAGACGTTTGGATAGTTCATTCATCATTTTAAATGATAGAGTTGGACTTTTGGCCATTAAATCTTTTAACCCGTCATGCTCAACCATGCAAATGATACTGGGTTCAATCGCTTCTGCGTAGGTAGAAACTTGCCTGTTTGAGAACAAAGAGAGTTCTCCAAGAAAATCACCATGAGATAGTATGCGAATAATTTGTTCCTTACCATCTTCACTATAACGCGTGATTTTGATTTTTCCTCTGTGAACTACATAAAGACTGCTTAAGTCATCACCAGCGTTGAATAAAAAATTTCCTTTATCTAGGCGTTGATGTGTGGATATCATGATGACTTGATCTAACTCTTTATCTGTTAAGTTCTTAAAAATCGGAACTGTTTTAATGCAGCTAGTAGCGTTTGTGTCCTTTTCCATGCTGACCCCCTAAATTATACTTTAAAAGCCTCATTGCGTTCAGTAATACGAGTAATACAGATAATTCATGTACAAGCATGCCTATTGACATTGATACTTTCTTAAATAGGACACCTGTCATTAATACCAGCACAACTAGAAGTGCAAAGGTAATATTCTGAACCATATTTGATTTTACTTTTCGACTAATTCTAATTGCCTCAGGCAACTTAGAAATGTCTTCAGACATTAAAACAACATCTGCCGTTTCCATTGCTAGATCTTTACCAAATCCACCGATAGCAACTGAAGCATCCGCGTAAGTTAATGCAATCGCATCATTGATTCCATCACCAACAAACAAAGTATGCTCTCCTGCATGTTGCTTTATGATTTCAGCTTTCTCTTCTGGAAATATAGAAGCCCTGTAGTCATCTATATTAATCGATTCCGAAACGGCTTTTGCTACGCGTTCGTTATCCCCTGTTAACATCATTGTTTTCTTAATACCGAGTGTCCTCAGTTCTAATATCATGGATTTAGAATGATGTCTTATTTGATCTTCAATTCCAAAAATACCAAGAACACTATATTCATCTGCTAGTAATATGGTAGATAACCCTAAATCCATAAATGTATGGATATCCTTTTGGACAATGTCATTTGCTTTTATCCAAGTGTCATTCCCTATTGAATACTTACTGTTATTATACCTAAACGTGATGCCTTTTCCAATAATCATGTTTGGGTCTGTTGGTTTATCATTTATATCTAAACCATGCTTTACTGCATAGTCGATGATCGCTTTAGATAATGGGTGTTCGCTGTAGGATTCCCCAATAGCAGCGATTCTCAAGACTTCATCTTCATCCAATCCATAACTCTTAAATCGAGTCACTACTGGTCTTCCTTCAGTGAGCGTTCCTGTCTTATCAAAGAACACCATACTGGTTTTAGATAAACGCTCTATGGAGTCTCCTCCTTTGAAAAGAATCCCTTTTTTAGCTGCATTGCCAATACCCGCGACGAATGAAACTGGGGTTGCGATTACCAATGCACCAGGACAAGCTATTACAAGAATTGTTACTGCTAATCTAATATCCTTTGTAACAACGGACATAATAATCGCGAATAAGACGATTACAGGCGTATAGTACTTAGAGAAAGTATCCATAAACTTCTCAGTCTTGGCTTTTTTATCTTGCGCTTCTTCTACCATATGAATGATTCTAGATAGCGTTGTCTCTTCACCTACATGTGTCGTCTTCATTTTAATATAGCCTGATTGTAGTAAGGTTGATCCATAAACGATTTCATTAACCTGTTTAAATACAGGCATAGATTCACCGGTCATCATTTGTTCATCGATGTAAACTTCTCCTTCTAAAATAATACCATCAACTGGAATCTTCTCACCCGGCTTAACAAGTAAGACGTCTCCTGGTTTAATTTGGTTAAATGGTATTATTTCTTCTACATTTTCGTTGAGCCTTCTACCTGTAGTTGGTTTCAAATCCATGAGCGTTTTCAAAGCACTTCTTGTTTTTTCTAGTGAATTTTTCTCAAGGATGTGTCCAATGGTAAATAGATAAGTGACTGCTGCTGCTTCAAAGTAGTCTCCGATAATAAATGCTGCTATTACAGCTATAGATACCAACAAGTCGATACCAACAATTCGGTATTTAATATCAATTAAGGCTTTCTTAAAAATGTGCACCCCAGCTAGTAACGTTAATAACGACATGACTACTATTGATATGAAGTGGCTTTTGGCCACTTCATTCAACACAAATGATACTAGAAACAGCAGACTTATTATATATGTGTAACTGTGTTTAAGAACCTGTTTCATTATTTTGTTGATAACACTTTGTACCCAAGCTTAGTGACAATGTCTGTAATGTGACCCTTATCAATGCCTGATTCGTGTTCGACTTCAACTTTGGATGCATTAAACTTGACTGTAGCGTTACTCACACCAGCAGTCTTAGATAGTGTCCCTTCAATTCTTCTAACGCACGATGGGCAAGTTAGCGTTTCTAATTGTAATACTGTTTTTTCCACAATAATCACTCCTTTATGCCTAAAGTATAGTCTAGGTTGGTGATTTGATCCTTGACATAAATCAAGTTTATTGTTAGTTATTACTCATTAGAAAAAATCCCCTTAATCATACTTCATAAAAAGGGGATCGTATGATAAGGGGATTAATGTATCGGTCTAGTAAACTAAATTGTCTACTAAAACGTCACGAGTTATTTCGCCATTACTTGAGATTATATATAAATCAGAAGTAAATATGTTATTTAAGTTTGTTTCCCACCAAGTTGCATCTGTAGGAACGGCTTCGTTGGTCAAAGCTAGCGCGTTGCTATGGTGTGTATTATTGGTGAAACTACCAAAAATACTTGATTGGTCTAATACAACAGTTTGATCTCTGTTGTAACCAATTAAACCGGAACGCTCATTATTAACGAATGTAACTTCAAAGTATGCATCCATTAATTCCGCTGTACCAGGGTAACGGTTATAACCAACAAATGCAGCCGTTACATTACCATCAACGACTGTATCAACAACAACCACACGAACACCGCTGAATACTGTATCTGCGGCGTTTGCGACATACCCGACTAATGCAGATGCGGCAACATCACTTGTACCAGTGCCATCTGATTTAACAGATACGCCACTGATAAAGATATCATCCGCGATTACAACCGCGCCACTATCTAATCTACCCACTAGTCCGCCTACGTTATTAAGGGCATTATGAACATTGGTTTCTGAGATAACAATATTGAATAGACTACTACTCTTAGATATTTGACCTACTAACCCACCAACACCATTGGATTCATTTCCAGTGACACTTGAGTTTTTAATCACGATATTTTGAATTGTTGTTTCATTGTTTTCAATTCTACCAACTAAAATACCTGCTCTACCTGTTCCTGTAACAGAAACATTGTCTAGTACAAGATTTGAAATGACTGCGCCATTCGCTCTTGGGAATACTGCAGAATAAGTGGTTCCTATGAGTGTTAGATTTGATATCTCATAGCCTTTTCCATCCAATGAGCCTTTAAATGACGTATTGACATAGGTCCATTCAAACCCTGTAAAGTCTAGATTATTTTCTAATACATAGCTATAGGTTGATTCCACAGTAGCCATATGATGAAACATTTCTGGTGTAGAGATCTTAATATCGCCTGTTGGAGCTGAGAAATGAGGCACTAAGGTGATATTTGAAGTGACTGCAGATTCAAAATCATAGGCAACTCCATCTTTACGCCATTCAGCAAATAGTACTTCCGCGAAGTAATGTGTAGGATCTTCCAATGGTCTATCAACCTTATCACCATATTCGACTACGACATCTTCACCACCAGTGAATTTGACTGTGTATTTTACCTTAGTCCATACAGCAACCAGTTCAACATTCTCTAAGATAGGAGTAGAAAAATCAAATGGTTCACCGTCTAATGTCCATGATTGAGCCTCCATCACGAACTCACCAATCATTTGATTAGGCACGACTGGTTTAGTTGCTAATCCTCCGTAGTTAACGGCTTGATTATCCACCAATACTTCTTGAATGTTGGTTATAAAACTAACCACTGAAGCAGGGGCTGTTTCATATTTAGCATAAATCGTATCCGCCGCTTCTACCACATAATCCAGAGGTAATGCTACTGTTAAGTTTTCATCTAAGAAGAAACCTTTGAATACATAACCACCAATGGATGGTGCTACAAAATCAAATGATTTTCCTTGTCTAATTGAAACGACTTCATTTGGCTCTTCGATGTTATAGATGACTGTAACATCGATAAGAGGTAATGAGTTTTCTAAATAATTATTAAGAACGAATACGAAGTTTTGATCAATCGTCCATAAATTAGAACTTGTAAACTCTGATAAGTTGGTTGTCCACCATTCTAAATTAGTAGGTGTGGTTGTATTCGTAAATGCTTGAGCTTGTGCATGTGTAACTTGATTTTCAATCACGCCAAATATGGAAGTTGTTGAAATCTTATCTGTCTCATTACTAACTCTACCAATTAAGCCTGTTGATACCTTGGTTTCATGATTAAATGAGACATCCAAATAAGCGTTAGTAACGGTTACTGTCGGCTTTAGTGTATCAGTTGATTTTATGTATCCAATGAGTGCGCCACCGATTTGTGCTTCAATTGTCGTATCAACGATTACGATACGGTTAGCTGTAACGATAGAGGCGTTACTATCTCTTACATAGCCTACTAATCCACCAGCCGCGATATCAAGGGCATCAAGAACAGTTGATTTAACGGTTACGCCTAGGACGAATATGTCTGTTGCGATTAGCTCACCGCCATCGACTCTACCGACCACAGCACCAACATTCTTAACGCCAGATGCTGTAACTATAGAATCCATTATAGAAACGTTTGAAAGTCTTGTTTCTTTGGATACTAATCCAATGACGCCACCAACACCATTCGAGTTAGCAGCTGTGATGGATGAATTAGTAATTACGATGTTTTCAATGACTGAACTTGTATTTTCTACACGACCCACTAATATACCACCGCGGTCATTTGAGGTCACATGGATGTTATCCAGTACTAAATCTCTAACCATACCGCCATTAATTCTAGCGAATAATCCACCGTATTTATCCCCAGTCTTAGTCATGGTTAGATTAGAAATCTTATGCCCATTCCCATAGAACTTCCCCTTAAACGATGTATTACCATCTGCCCAAGTGATACCTGTTAAATCGATATCCGCTGTTAAAGCATAGGTCTCTTTAATTTCTGTTGCGGTTACTGAGAATACAGATGCGAATGCTTCAGTTGTATTAATCTCTATAACGGCTTCTTTAAGAATTTTATGGTTAATGATGTTTGAATCACCATTAAGTTCTACAATCACATGAATGTATTCAAAGCCCTCTACAGATAAATCTGTTAATGTGACAGTTTGAGTAATCACATCCACGGATTCTCCTGCTTTAATTTGAAGCGCATCTGCTGTTTCACTGTTACTTAGCAAGTAATAGAGTTTACCTAAAGGTTGAACGAGTGTAATCGTGATATCAGACTCTTGAACTAAATAGTTTGCTTCACTAGAAACCACACTATTAATCACGTTTGGTTGTGCCTTAGAGTACACAGTTACCGTTTGGGTAACACTCTTAACGTCTAATGCATTATGTTTATTGGTAAACGTATAAACTACATCATAGTCACCAGCAACAGCAGTATCAACTGGATTAGTAACTGTAAGTGTATAGTCAGTATCTAATACAAGTAGGTCTCTCATACCATAGTAGTTATGGATTTTTGGTGTATCTAATGAGAATGTACTACCTTCTTCAATCGAAACCGTCTCGCGAAGGTCAGTGACATGACCAAGTTTCTTAACTTCTACTGGTCTTGGTAATGCTTCAATACGGTTAGCTACCAAGTTAGATATGTAAGCTGGTTGTTTTAAGAATTCTGTGTTTGAAGATCCACTTCTAATGAATAGACTTTGAAGTGGGGTAGACCCTGTGTAAGTAACCTTACCCATAGATAAGGAGACAAGTTGTCCATCTTCATAATAGAACGCTTCAATGGTCTTATTAACTAGGTCTACTTCAACTCTTAACGTATACCATTTGTTAACTTCAATTTCAGTCTTCATTAATGTGCCGTTATCGGTTCTATAGAATAGATTAGCACCATCTAACCCGAACGCTACGACTGGGCTTGATGAAGAGGATTGAATATTGATTGCTGAAGCATTTGAAGAGCTAGACTGCATTAAATCGACTTCAAATACGACAAAATCATAGGAATGTGTAATCGGCGCTTCAATTTGAAGTTCACTAAAAGCTTCAATCTTTAAGGCTTTAGAGCCTTTAGGAATTTCAAGTGATTGAGTGGAAACTACAGTGAATTGTGAGTTTCCTGATTTGGCTGATACTGGTGCCCATAAGCCTGATTGACCAATGATATTACCATCTGTATAACCTTTAAAGTCTTCACTAATTAAAGGTGTGGTTTCACTTAGACTTGGTAAGGCTAGAACGGTTGCTGTAAATGTCTTTGTACGACTAGCATCATTCTTAGTTAGGGTTGCTGTAAGTGTTACTACTTGGTCCCCTACTTCATGTTCAGGTTGAGTAATTAACCCATTTGCCTTAATGTAATCTGTCTTGTCAATCGCCCATGTAATGGAAACAGAATCACGAGTGGCTGGGAAAATGATTCTTGGAGATTGATTCGTTAATCCGGTTAAATCTCCTAAAGATAACCAATCGTAAACTTGATTCACTAATGCAATATCCGAAACAGCCCACATAGCATAAAGTGTAGTGTTTTCGGTGATTTTATCAGTTTCGAATATAAAACGGTCAGTTAAATCAGAATCCTTATACCAACCTCCAAAAACGAATCCTGGTCTAGTAGGGTCAACTGGCTTATTTAAAAGTTTGTCTTTCTCTACTTTGACTTCAGTGATTTCAGTACCTCCATTGGATTCAAATGTAACGGTGTAAGTCGTCTTAGCACACGCCACAAGTATCAATCCAAGGGTGATCAATGCGAATAAATTAATGACTCTTTTCATATTTCCTCCCTATTTATTACCCTTTATAATTACTACAAGTAAAGCCTTCTCTTGGTGCCACAACAAATAACAATTTAGCCCTTCTTGTTTGACCATTTAGGCTTAATACGACATCTATTACAACCGGCCAGTTATCATTAAGCCCAATAAACTCTTCATTTACTTGGCCTTGTTGATCACGGGATTCAATCCAGCATGTATTTGGTCTTGTGACAACCCCACTATCGCTAATAATCTCTTTATTGCGAGATTCATATGTAATTGATACCCCTTTATAAGAAGTTGGAAGACCTAGACTGCCATCCTCAGTAATGGTCGTCTTAGTTTTTGAAGACATTCCTGATAAGTCTTCTGCTTCAATCAATAAAAGGTATGTGTTATCTAGTTCATTATCTGCTGTTGCACTAGCATTGGATTTTTGACAACCAACTAATGTTATTGCTAAAAAGCTTAATACTAGTAATCCATATAGTTTTCTCATACAGACACCCCTAATCGTATATGGTCTTCGTGTAGACCATGTTTTGTGTGTAGCTTCTGTCTTCAACGACACCGTCGTTTGAAAGAAGGTATCCATGAATATATCCACTATCTGCTAAGTAGAAAGGCATCTCATCTAAAGATATGCCTCTAATCACCGCATCAAGTGTTAATAGTGCAAGTGTATCAGGTTGGTCAAGTCTACTGTAAAGCATTACTTCGGATTCTACAAAGAATCCTCTGTGGAACTTCGCTTCAACAATATTATTACCAATGGTTCTAGCAACTTCTAAATAAGCTTCGTTCTTCGTGTAATCGTAAAGTTCTACCATTGCCATTAAGGCATATGGGTCATCAATTGAGGTATCCAGGTTTAGATTAGGCTTAGCTCCACCTAATTCTCCAATATCCCCTAACCCAAATGTGTAGACGATATCTCTAAAATAACCCCATAAATCTTGTTGATTCTCTTTATCTATTGTTTGAAGAATGGTTCTTAGAATTGGAAGTAAGTAAGTGGTTGGCATATCAACATAATCAAGTCTCATTTTGGATGGTCCAAAATACCCTACTTCAGGAACGATATAGCCATAAGTAACTGTTCCATCGATAAACATTGGAATGATTTTATTTCTACCATCTACTCTGATATAGGCATATTTCAAATAGCCTTCGATATATGTTCTTGCCCAATCAACGAACTCTGTTACACCATATTTATCGGCAGCCTCTAATAACATTAAGATATTATCGACATATACTGCTTGTGTATTTTTCCATGCGACATTGGCTTCTCTAGCAATCTCTCCAAAATCTCTGAATTGACGTGCAACTCTATCCCCACACCCTGAATTGGTATAAGCTGGATCAGCACACTCTATTTGAGATTTTGTAACTAGGGTTGATTTGTATTGATAAACTGTCATCCCTGTCACTGGATTAGACGCTAGGTTATATTGACGCATTAAGTATTTTGCCCAGTCCGCAGGCACTGGGTCTGATGTATGATTAGAAAGTGTAAATGCGGCATAAGCTAAGTCTGTTGCTGAGTTAACAAATGGCAATAGCCCTGGTGAATCTGCAGGAATAATTGGATTATTGTTTTCATCCATTTGAATGACATCCAGAGGAATCGTTTGACCAAACACATTTACGTTATAAGCAGTTGAATAACTGCCGTGACGGTTCATATCGGTTGAATCCCAATAGAAATGTGCAGTCCAGAGTTGTCTCATAAACTTCAGGGTTGCTTCTTCATTCACTTCTAACATCAACTCATAGTAAGGCATCATGTTTTTTAGTTCATGAGGCCCATTTGGCCCTTCAAAGCTTTGGACTTCAAGGGTATCAAGGTTAATTGCTCTATGACCACCCCATTGGAATAAGCCATTATCAGATTGATAATTGTCCATGAACTCCTCTAGAATACCTACCGCTTCATTTTTATATTTATCACTGTTAGTCACTTTCGATAATGCGACTAACGTTCTAAAAAAGTTTTGTTGATTGGCTAAATTGGCATAAGGCACTGAAGCTCTATTTGGAAATACCCATTTAGCTGGTTCACCAGTAAGTGTATTGATCGCGTCTGGTAGTAAGTTTGTGTCTTCGTTATACTCATGCCCATACTTTAAGACATTTTCAACATAATGGATGACTGAGGATAATCTGTTGTAATCTTGTTCAGTATAAATAATGCTATCCGTCTTTCCAATCACATTTGAAGAAACCCATAGACTGGATGTAATAAGTAATAATATGATTAGTAGTTTTTTCATATCTATGGTCTCCTTTCAATGATGACATTATCGATATAGGCATAACTATTCTTATAGTTTCTAGGCATCGTTACTTTAAACACGTTAGGAACTAAAATCTCTCCTGTGGGTAAAGCATTAACTCTATTTGAAATATGGAATATCCCACTATAAAGCGGTAAGAAAGTGCCTTCATCTTCTAAGTATGCCGCAAGAAAATCTAAGTCTTTGTCCCATTCGAACTTAAACGTATACCAAGTATCTTTTTCTAATGTGTAACTTGTACTGTGGGTATCCCCACCATCGGCGGTACCTGAGTAATAAAAGAATGGTCCACCGACTTTAATGTTCACTTTCAAATCTGCATTAATAACCGCTTGAATGGTATTAACTGCACCAGTAGATACACCAAATGAGATTGAATCTGTTGGTTTATCACTTGGGATTAAGATATCCATATAGGCAACGCCTTTCTTTGAAGTATCTAAATTGAACTTAGTTGAAAAGATGAATGTTGGATTTGGCGCTGATTGTGGATACATTGGCGCTTTTAATCCGTCTGAGAATAACTCCACATACTGATTAGAATCCTTTGAAACCACAGAAGCTTTAACCCCATCGGTCTTATACTCTTCATTTCTATACAATAACCAGTTTCTAGGTAATTGCCCTAATCGTTCTGTTTCAAAATCTTCCGTGATTAAGTATTCTTCTTTAACCGGAGATACAAACTCTAAATCATCGCTTGGGATGTAACATCCTTCAGAAAGTGGTGTATTCTTACATGCGTGATCTAGAACAACAGGCACATCTGGTTTCTTTTGGCATCCAGCCAAAAAGAGTATCATCAAAACTAATACTGCAAGAAGCTTTTTCTTCATACTAACCTCCTAACCTTTAATGGCTGAATCTGCGTTGTTACCAACAAAGTATTTTTGTGCCACGAAAAATACGAGAATTAAAATGCTTACCGATACAATCGAACGTGCATACACGTGTGCATACGTATTGGTGGAATCTAACCCTAATAAAGGTAATACTTTGGCTAATGGGAAAAACTCAGCATTGGTAATGTAAATGAGTGGCCCTTGGAAATCATTGAACTCCGCAATGAATAACAATAAAGCGACTGTAATGACTATTGGTTTTAGTACTGGCATTAATACATACCATAATACTTGCAGTTTATTGGCACCATCCATGTACGCGGCTTCATCTAGGTCGCGTGGGATGGTTCTAAAAAACTGAATGAACATGAATATTGAAAATGAATTTACTGCAAACATCGATCCTGCCCATAGTGGTAAGAACCCCATAAATGGTACTGAGTTATTCTCCCATATAGCAGCAATCCCAGGGCTAGTCCAGAAGGCATACATTGGGATTCTAAAAATCGTATTTGGCATTAAAAGTGTACCAATGACTAACGCAAACACCAACTTCTTCCCTTTAAAGTGCATACGCGTTAAGACATATGCAGTAATGAGGGTTGAAAGTGTTCCAAATATTACATGGGGAATAACATACTGCATCGTATTCCAAAGGGCTTTTAGTAACGAATACCCTTTAACGCTACCCCAACCTGGGGCTGTTAGCGATTCTTTCCATCCGATTAAGGTGAAATCGTTTGGCCAGAAACTAAACTTTGTATTCGCACCTTCATTAAAAGATGCCCCTATGATCCATAAAAGTGGGTATAACATGATAAATGCAACCCCAACAATGATTGCGTATTTGAAAAACGCAATGATTCTTTTCTTAGTTTGTTTTCTCATAGGCTTAGTCCTGATAGTGAACCCAGTATTTACTCGATCTAAAGATCAATACAGTAAATACCATGATAATTACAAACAATACCCATGACATCGCACTACCAACGTTTAAGTCTCCACCTTTAAAGGCGATGTCATATATGAGTTTATTTAACACATTGGTTGACCCTTCAGGTCCACCATTCGTAATAAGCATTGGGCCATTAAACACCTGAAAGGCTTCTACCAAACGCATGACCCC
This is a stretch of genomic DNA from Paracholeplasma morum. It encodes these proteins:
- a CDS encoding InlB B-repeat-containing protein gives rise to the protein MKRVINLFALITLGLILVACAKTTYTVTFESNGGTEITEVKVEKDKLLNKPVDPTRPGFVFGGWYKDSDLTDRFIFETDKITENTTLYAMWAVSDIALVNQVYDWLSLGDLTGLTNQSPRIIFPATRDSVSITWAIDKTDYIKANGLITQPEHEVGDQVVTLTATLTKNDASRTKTFTATVLALPSLSETTPLISEDFKGYTDGNIIGQSGLWAPVSAKSGNSQFTVVSTQSLEIPKGSKALKIEAFSELQIEAPITHSYDFVVFEVDLMQSSSSNASAINIQSSSSSPVVAFGLDGANLFYRTDNGTLMKTEIEVNKWYTLRVEVDLVNKTIEAFYYEDGQLVSLSMGKVTYTGSTPLQSLFIRSGSSNTEFLKQPAYISNLVANRIEALPRPVEVKKLGHVTDLRETVSIEEGSTFSLDTPKIHNYYGMRDLLVLDTDYTLTVTNPVDTAVAGDYDVVYTFTNKHNALDVKSVTQTVTVYSKAQPNVINSVVSSEANYLVQESDITITLVQPLGKLYYLLSNSETADALQIKAGESVDVITQTVTLTDLSVEGFEYIHVIVELNGDSNIINHKILKEAVIEINTTEAFASVFSVTATEIKETYALTADIDLTGITWADGNTSFKGKFYGNGHKISNLTMTKTGDKYGGLFARINGGMVRDLVLDNIHVTSNDRGGILVGRVENTSSVIENIVITNSSITAANSNGVGGVIGLVSKETRLSNVSIMDSIVTASGVKNVGAVVGRVDGGELIATDIFVLGVTVKSTVLDALDIAAGGLVGYVRDSNASIVTANRIVIVDTTIEAQIGGALIGYIKSTDTLKPTVTVTNAYLDVSFNHETKVSTGLIGRVSNETDKISTTSIFGVIENQVTHAQAQAFTNTTTPTNLEWWTTNLSEFTSSNLWTIDQNFVFVLNNYLENSLPLIDVTVIYNIEEPNEVVSIRQGKSFDFVAPSIGGYVFKGFFLDENLTVALPLDYVVEAADTIYAKYETAPASVVSFITNIQEVLVDNQAVNYGGLATKPVVPNQMIGEFVMEAQSWTLDGEPFDFSTPILENVELVAVWTKVKYTVKFTGGEDVVVEYGDKVDRPLEDPTHYFAEVLFAEWRKDGVAYDFESAVTSNITLVPHFSAPTGDIKISTPEMFHHMATVESTYSYVLENNLDFTGFEWTYVNTSFKGSLDGKGYEISNLTLIGTTYSAVFPRANGAVISNLVLDNVSVTGTGRAGILVGRIENNETTIQNIVIKNSSVTGNESNGVGGLVGQISKSSSLFNIVISETNVHNALNNVGGLVGRLDSGAVVIADDIFISGVSVKSDGTGTSDVAASALVGYVANAADTVFSGVRVVVVDTVVDGNVTAAFVGYNRYPGTAELMDAYFEVTFVNNERSGLIGYNRDQTVVLDQSSIFGSFTNNTHHSNALALTNEAVPTDATWWETNLNNIFTSDLYIISSNGEITRDVLVDNLVY
- a CDS encoding heavy-metal-associated domain-containing protein — its product is MEKTVLQLETLTCPSCVRRIEGTLSKTAGVSNATVKFNASKVEVEHESGIDKGHITDIVTKLGYKVLSTK
- a CDS encoding transposase, whose protein sequence is MLKLDTNLHSVFMLWYHLILVTKYRREVFTDDISNRAKEIFENIATNYHITLIE
- a CDS encoding carbohydrate ABC transporter permease translates to MRKQTKKRIIAFFKYAIIVGVAFIMLYPLLWIIGASFNEGANTKFSFWPNDFTLIGWKESLTAPGWGSVKGYSLLKALWNTMQYVIPHVIFGTLSTLITAYVLTRMHFKGKKLVFALVIGTLLMPNTIFRIPMYAFWTSPGIAAIWENNSVPFMGFLPLWAGSMFAVNSFSIFMFIQFFRTIPRDLDEAAYMDGANKLQVLWYVLMPVLKPIVITVALLLFIAEFNDFQGPLIYITNAEFFPLAKVLPLLGLDSTNTYAHVYARSIVSVSILILVFFVAQKYFVGNNADSAIKG
- a CDS encoding Crp/Fnr family transcriptional regulator, translated to MEKDTNATSCIKTVPIFKNLTDKELDQVIMISTHQRLDKGNFLFNAGDDLSSLYVVHRGKIKITRYSEDGKEQIIRILSHGDFLGELSLFSNRQVSTYAEAIEPSIICMVEHDGLKDLMAKSPTLSFKMMNELSKRLESAEALIEQSNLYSAIAKVSKLLLDLEKDSYVRFQTTKVNLSSSIGITPETFSRKLSELKEYGFIDIINNKTIYVRDKTRLQNIINPDQL
- a CDS encoding heavy metal translocating P-type ATPase, whose protein sequence is MSLLTLLAGVHIFKKALIDIKYRIVGIDLLVSIAVIAAFIIGDYFEAAAVTYLFTIGHILEKNSLEKTRSALKTLMDLKPTTGRRLNENVEEIIPFNQIKPGDVLLVKPGEKIPVDGIILEGEVYIDEQMMTGESMPVFKQVNEIVYGSTLLQSGYIKMKTTHVGEETTLSRIIHMVEEAQDKKAKTEKFMDTFSKYYTPVIVLFAIIMSVVTKDIRLAVTILVIACPGALVIATPVSFVAGIGNAAKKGILFKGGDSIERLSKTSMVFFDKTGTLTEGRPVVTRFKSYGLDEDEVLRIAAIGESYSEHPLSKAIIDYAVKHGLDINDKPTDPNMIIGKGITFRYNNSKYSIGNDTWIKANDIVQKDIHTFMDLGLSTILLADEYSVLGIFGIEDQIRHHSKSMILELRTLGIKKTMMLTGDNERVAKAVSESINIDDYRASIFPEEKAEIIKQHAGEHTLFVGDGINDAIALTYADASVAIGGFGKDLAMETADVVLMSEDISKLPEAIRISRKVKSNMVQNITFALLVVLVLMTGVLFKKVSMSIGMLVHELSVLLVLLNAMRLLKYNLGGQHGKGHKRY